Within Gasterosteus aculeatus chromosome Y, fGasAcu3.hap1.1, whole genome shotgun sequence, the genomic segment ttctttttgacaggtggagacggtgcttacAGGGTCCGatcgcccccctcgccatccacgccttaaatcttcggctgcttttagaataacttattttccccgttaagatggttcagctactgtagagaaaagggcgccctctctcgctctttaatttcattaaatgctcggcaagaacgacagctttgtttctccgacgcgccctgaaacaagctccatatctcatgtgcttgagcgcccgctcagcatctcgccgtcgtagaccgagctttggcatgtttggcagagcgccttgagtgccgtgtacaaccagtatgaatcaaccgattaaccaattgatccatatatataaggcgctctggattataaggcactgtcgttttttgagaaaattaaaggcttttaagtgtgccttggagtgcggaaaatacggtatatttactttaatactacaagagggcgccccgtttgttgaacaacgacaggcggacaagagcaacggtttcgagcgagagccttattgttttattaatctgtctgttttaaattgtttgtgcttcatcaactaatgtttcacataactaatgtgccgcatcataaatatttttatattaatttcaaacttttaaaaattgaaaattaaaaaactttatttatttattgtaaatgacctctcgcggcccacgtgcagtaccttcgcggcccacactttgggaatcgctgctgtaGTAGTATTACTGTGTACTGACTTTCTGCAGGTGGCTGCTGTAGTTTGAGCCCATGCTGGACAGAGCCGACTTCTTCTTTGCGTCGTCATCTTGCTTCTTCTTGATGTCACTCTCCTCCCTTATCCGCCTCTCCTCCTGATTCACACAAAGGGAAAAGATGGGTGTCGGTGAGTGAGACCAGGGTCGGATTTCTCAGAGtagtgacccctgacccccgcAGCACAGGACACAATAAAGTCATAGAGCAACTTTGACTGGGTCAATGTACACCTAAAATACTGATAGACAAAAAGAGGAtgctgtgttttcattcaaatatGGCTTCAAtagaaatatgcaaataaacTTGAATATTCACAGATAACTGCAGATGTAtacagaaaatataaaacattgcaTGGAATATCGCATATATATACTAATatatacactcacctaaaggattattaggaacaccagACTAATTctgtgtttgaccccctttcgccttcagaactgccttaattttACGTGGCATCGATTCAACAAGGTGCTGAAAGCATTCTTTAGAAAGTTGGCCCATATTGATAGGATAGTTTCTTGCAGTTGATGGAGATTTGTGGGATGCACATCCAGGGCACGAAGCTCCCGTttcaccacatcccaaagattctctattgggttgagatctggtgactgtgggGGCCATTTaagtacagtgaactcattgtcatgttcaagaaaccaatttgaaatgattggagctttgtgacatggtgcattatcctgctgaaagtagccatcagaggatgggtacaTGGTGGCCATTAaggggatggacatggtcagaaacaatgctcaggtaggccgtggcatTAAACGATGCCCAATTGGCACTAAGGGGCCTAATGTGTGCCAAGAAATcatcccccacaccattacaccaccaccaccaccagcctgcaCAGTGGTAACAAGGCATGATGGATCCATGTTTTCATTCTGTTTATGCCAAATTCTGACTCTACCATCTGAAAGTCTCAACAGAAATCAAGAcccatcagaccaggcaacatttttccagtcttcaactgtccaattttggtgagctcttgcaaattgtagcctctttttcctatttgtagtggagatgagtggtacccggtggggtcttctgctgttgtGGCCCATCCGCCTCaacgttgtgtgtgttgtggcttcacaaatgctttgctgcatacctcGGTTGTAACAagtggttatttcagtcaaagttgctcttctatcagcttgaatcagtcggcccattctcctctgacctctaccATCAACAAGGCAGATTGTGAAATACTCTGAccggcccgtctggcaccaacaaccatgccacgctcaaaattgcttaaatcacctttctttcccattctgacattcagtttggagttcaggagattgtcttgaccaggaccacacccctaaatgcattgaagcaactgccattggttgattagataattacattaatgagaaattgaacatgtgttcctaataatcctttaggtgagtgtatatACTTATACTGGGCACCAATAACaggttgtatttttaaatagtttgatATACAGACTGTATATGAAGTATCCAGTAAGTATGTAACAATTTTAGTACATTGACAACCTGAAAACAGACAGATCACCCCAGGTAATCCGAAGACGAGGTGAACCACTGACCTCTCGTCTGGCCTGACGCTCCTTGTCCTTCTCAGAGCGGACTCTTTGCTGCTCGGCCCGCTCAGCGCGACGCTTCTCCTGCAGCGTGATGGGATTATGAAGCATGACAGCACACATCATGTTCATCATGAAGGATAACGTCATTGATCATGCTCATCAAGAAGCATGAAGTCATTGAATTAAAGCAgtaattaaaatgtataatCATTGACTTTTTAGTTTCACTTTGGAAACACACTAACATGGTTTTGTTTACTAAACCGACAGTTAGATTTAATCAACCGATTCAACAGTCAGATTTAACTCACGATCCTGTCCTTCAGGGCgatcaactcctcctcctccttcttcctgtgCTCAAAGTGAGCGTCGATGAGACCCTGCAGCTCCACCAGATCTTTGTTCTGACGTTTCTTCTGGATGTCCTGAtggtcacaaacaaacaaaccttcaGCTCAACACTAAACGTCTTGGACTGAAATCCTGGCATCGCCGGTCCTCTTACATCAAAGTCCACTTTCTCTCCATCTTGGGGGATCTTGGGGGCGCTGGGCCTAAAGAGGTAGTTTTCACTTTAAGTGCGGTAGTTTTAGTGTTTaatgctttattttattatcagaCAAATGTCTGGAGAGGAAATGTCTGCAGAAATCTTTTGAAGTGCACTAGATTAAACTTACTTGAACTTTG encodes:
- the LOC120812342 gene encoding troponin T, fast skeletal muscle isoforms-like isoform X1: MTCTCPLYFSSPAEDKPKFKPSAPKIPQDGEKVDFDDIQKKRQNKDLVELQGLIDAHFEHRKKEEEELIALKDRIEKRRAERAEQQRVRSEKDKERQARREEERRIREESDIKKKQDDDAKKKSALSSMGSNYSSHLQKADQKRGGKKETEREKKKKILAARRKQLNIDHLNEDKLKDKITELHEWMTELESEKFDHMERLKRQKYEVTTLRKRVEELSKFSKKGAARRRK